A window of Polynucleobacter sp. KF022 genomic DNA:
AGCAATGTGTATGACAACTATCACTAAGGCTAAGCTAGCAATCGCTTCATGTGCTTCACCCATCAAATCCCCCAAAAACTCCTTCACACTGAAGTAGCCTGTGAGACCGATCAATAGAATCAGAAGCATAAGACCAACCATCACAATGCCGCCCACTGGATTATGTCCAACCGTGTTGTGTGAATTACTACTCAATAGCCCCTTAGCATGACTCATCATTTCTGCCGGGCCTCTAAGAAATTGAGTAAAGCGCGCATATCTTGTGCCTATAAAACCCCAGACCACTCTAAAGATCACTAAGGCGCATGCTGAATAACCAAATGCGTAGTGAATCATCTGTAGGCGCTCGCTCTCAGAAGTTAGCCATGCACCAGCAAAACAGATAACTAATAGCCAATGAAAAACACGCGTGGGGACATCCCACACTAAGATGGATTGTTTATTGCTCATTTGGCAGGAATGGAAATACTTTTTTCACTGAAGATACCCTCAGCTGCTGTGGTGTGACAGGCTCCACAGTTGGCCGCGCTCTTAATACCTGCCCTTTTCCAGACATCGGCTTTGATTTCATCATGCTCACGAATAAACCAGGGTGTTTTGGTAATGCGATTGTCTGGTGCCACTACGTTATATTTTTGTTTAGTGGCGGCATTCTTCTGCAGCCAGTATGAGATTTCTTTTTGGTCCTTTGCGTCAAGACTTGCATCAGTCCCGAAATGTTTATTCAGCCCGCTAATGACGTTTTGCCAACTCTTCTCGCCAAGTAATCCTGGTGGGTAAGCCATATGGCAGCTAGCGCATTCAGACTCATAGGATTTGGGCGCATCAGATGGCATGGGCACCTTCGCTGCTATAGCTGGTGTAATTGCCAAAATAGCCATCATTAACGTAAAAAGTTTCTTCATTGGTATCTCACTTAACCGTCATTAGCCAGGCAAGGACATCTGCTTTTTCTTGAGCAGTGCAGTCACGCCCCAGGACATCATTACAGTTCCGCTTAAACCACTTATCCGCTTTCGCTTCGTCAGTAAATCGCGCTGCATTAGCATTGGGGGACAAAGGCTTAATGACCTTGCCAGTCACAATGTGCTTAGTGTCGTGATTCGGTGGATTGTCATGGCAGGAAGCACAGCTCCACTCTTTGCCATGCTTAGAATTGAAAAACTGCTCACCTCTGGCTGGGGAAGCTTTGCCAGATTGCGCCTCATAGTTCTTTAAAAGCTCCTGCGGAGTAGCTGCCTGTACTAGTCCGCTCAAACCCAAAGTTAAAGCTACTGTTAAAAATCTTAATACCGTTAATTCTGTTCTCATCCCTCAAGTATGCGCTCTTGAGATAACCAACCTTAATACATCAGGAAATTACTCGGGTTTAGCAGGGCTCAGTAAAAAGCCACCCGAAGGTGGCTTTATCAAACAACTGGGTAGTGCTCAATCTAACTTACTTGATGTAGCGTGTATAGATCACTTGCGTACCATCACGTGAGCAACCTTTAGCAACCAATTCATCGTAGAGCTTCTTCGCTAAGGCTAAGGCAGGCAATTCTAATTTCACTTTGTCAGCCTCTTCTAATGCGATACCTAAATCTTTTAAGAAGTGTTCTACATAAAAACCTGGAGCATAGTCCCCAACAATCATCTTCGCGCCCAGATTGAGTAACTGAAAGCCAGATGCAGCACCGCCACCAATTGACTCCATCACTGTTTCAGGATTAAGGCCTACTGATTTAGCGTAACCCAGACCTTCGCCTACACCCATGATAGTTCCAGCAATCACGATCTGGTTACACATCTTGGTATGTTGTCCAGCACCAGGGCCACCCTGCAAGACCACATTGGCACCCATGATTTTTAGAATCGGGAGTACTGCATCAAAGTCAGCCTGCTTGCCACCCACCATGATGGAGAGCTTGGCATTGCGTGCGCCGATGTCACCACCAGATACAGGCGCATCCAAACTATGGCAACCACGCTTTTCCGCTTCATCGGCAATCTTCTTAGCCAAGGATGGGCTAGAAGTTGTCATGTCAATGAGATAGGCATTCTTGGCACGATCCAAAATATTGCCAGCCCCGAAGTACACCTCTTCAACATCAGATGGGTAACCCACCATCGTGATGATGACATCAGACTCAGCTGCAAGATCACCAATGGTGTCAAACCACTTGGCACCCTTAGCCACCAAACCATCAGTCTTAGCTTTTGAGCGATTAAATACATTTAAAGGGTGACCAGCAGCCAATATATGCCCCGCCATGCTTTGACCCATGATGCCAAGGCCAATAAAGCCCACTCTTAACTTATTACTCATTGATGTCATCCCTTAGTAGTATTTTTAGGTAATTTCTATACCTGCTAATTATATTGTTCTACTGGGAATTCGTGTTTATTCGTCCC
This region includes:
- a CDS encoding cytochrome b/b6 domain-containing protein; the encoded protein is MSNKQSILVWDVPTRVFHWLLVICFAGAWLTSESERLQMIHYAFGYSACALVIFRVVWGFIGTRYARFTQFLRGPAEMMSHAKGLLSSNSHNTVGHNPVGGIVMVGLMLLILLIGLTGYFSVKEFLGDLMGEAHEAIASLALVIVVIHIAAAIIMSLLQKENLVRSMVTGKKQGLPEQAIRFPQYLIGLLLILGSAYCFYVILTGAVPSLTQ
- a CDS encoding diheme cytochrome c, yielding MKKLFTLMMAILAITPAIAAKVPMPSDAPKSYESECASCHMAYPPGLLGEKSWQNVISGLNKHFGTDASLDAKDQKEISYWLQKNAATKQKYNVVAPDNRITKTPWFIREHDEIKADVWKRAGIKSAANCGACHTTAAEGIFSEKSISIPAK
- a CDS encoding DUF1924 domain-containing protein, which encodes MRTELTVLRFLTVALTLGLSGLVQAATPQELLKNYEAQSGKASPARGEQFFNSKHGKEWSCASCHDNPPNHDTKHIVTGKVIKPLSPNANAARFTDEAKADKWFKRNCNDVLGRDCTAQEKADVLAWLMTVK
- a CDS encoding NAD(P)-dependent oxidoreductase is translated as MSNKLRVGFIGLGIMGQSMAGHILAAGHPLNVFNRSKAKTDGLVAKGAKWFDTIGDLAAESDVIITMVGYPSDVEEVYFGAGNILDRAKNAYLIDMTTSSPSLAKKIADEAEKRGCHSLDAPVSGGDIGARNAKLSIMVGGKQADFDAVLPILKIMGANVVLQGGPGAGQHTKMCNQIVIAGTIMGVGEGLGYAKSVGLNPETVMESIGGGAASGFQLLNLGAKMIVGDYAPGFYVEHFLKDLGIALEEADKVKLELPALALAKKLYDELVAKGCSRDGTQVIYTRYIK